The following proteins come from a genomic window of Micromonospora zamorensis:
- a CDS encoding S9 family peptidase — MTGLTAELVVDGCAPQTPALAPNGRLLCYVLAPISRSGDHLDTQLWLAGTDDAVAPRRATADTATESRPLWSADSETLFFLSDRADRGTPQLHRLTPANGAVTTVTNWRTGVIDHLPLSDPHLVALLAEDEPTEQDARRARDRDDAVVVGERESRARLRMLDLRTGRVTTPGVFGDRHVVELCQRPGGGPLAVLTWASADNDHGPRTGQLHLFDPTTGSAENLGPVAADARSLAWWPGEDGWHLGYVALTPPVLQAGTAVFDLAVDSRVLRNRTAGLSMCPTQLCQTGGAPLVVFADGLNTTLARLDPAGLSTLSHHPGRLDNVTTTPTGTEIAAITGTRYQPPNVHLGPLTGPLRRITNTRPDLDGIALGTQQPLAYRAADGLDLDGLLVLPVGRSASEGPFPLVTIVHGGPYDRYADRCQLFWFPSAQWLAAAGYAVFLPNPRGGQGHGHQFAASVAGRVGEQEWTDILTGIDLLIAQGIADPDRLGIAGWSHGGFMSAWAVGQTDRFQAALVGAGVVDWGMLAATGENGQFEAALGGSTGWSGIGPHPHDAVSPISFASRIRTPVLILHGAEDTNVPLGQAVYLHRALRHFDVEHEFVIYPREGHSVRERNHQLDVLRRTRAWFDRWLRP; from the coding sequence ATGACGGGTCTGACAGCCGAGCTCGTGGTCGACGGTTGTGCCCCGCAGACCCCGGCGCTGGCCCCGAACGGGCGCTTGCTCTGCTACGTCCTCGCTCCCATCAGCCGGTCCGGTGACCACCTCGACACCCAACTCTGGCTCGCCGGCACCGATGACGCCGTCGCGCCGCGCAGGGCGACAGCCGACACCGCAACCGAGTCCCGGCCGCTCTGGTCGGCCGACTCGGAGACGCTGTTCTTCCTGTCCGACCGCGCCGACCGCGGCACCCCGCAGCTACACAGACTCACCCCCGCCAACGGCGCGGTGACCACGGTGACCAACTGGCGAACCGGCGTCATCGACCACCTGCCGCTGAGCGACCCCCACCTGGTCGCTCTGCTCGCGGAGGACGAACCCACCGAGCAGGACGCGCGCCGCGCCCGGGATCGAGACGACGCCGTCGTCGTCGGCGAGCGCGAATCGCGTGCCCGGTTGCGGATGCTCGACCTGCGCACCGGCCGGGTCACCACCCCGGGTGTGTTCGGCGACCGGCACGTCGTGGAACTGTGCCAACGTCCCGGCGGCGGCCCACTTGCCGTGCTCACCTGGGCCAGCGCCGACAACGACCACGGCCCGCGCACCGGCCAACTGCACCTGTTCGACCCCACGACCGGGAGTGCGGAGAACCTTGGCCCGGTCGCGGCCGACGCACGATCTCTGGCCTGGTGGCCGGGCGAGGACGGTTGGCACCTCGGTTACGTCGCGCTCACCCCACCGGTGCTGCAGGCCGGCACCGCCGTGTTCGACCTGGCCGTGGACAGCCGCGTCCTGCGCAACCGGACAGCTGGTCTCTCGATGTGCCCCACCCAGCTCTGCCAGACCGGTGGCGCCCCGCTGGTGGTGTTCGCCGACGGTCTGAACACGACACTGGCCCGGCTCGACCCCGCCGGCCTCAGCACCCTGTCGCATCACCCCGGACGCCTCGACAACGTCACCACCACTCCTACCGGCACAGAGATCGCCGCCATTACCGGCACCCGCTATCAACCCCCGAACGTTCACCTCGGGCCGTTGACCGGGCCGCTACGAAGAATCACCAACACCCGCCCGGACCTGGACGGCATCGCACTCGGCACGCAACAACCGCTGGCCTACCGCGCCGCCGACGGCCTCGACCTGGACGGTTTGCTCGTGCTGCCGGTCGGAAGGTCCGCATCGGAAGGCCCGTTCCCGCTGGTCACGATCGTGCACGGAGGCCCCTACGATCGCTACGCCGATCGGTGCCAGTTGTTCTGGTTCCCCAGCGCGCAGTGGCTGGCCGCCGCCGGCTACGCGGTGTTCCTGCCCAACCCGCGCGGCGGCCAGGGCCATGGTCACCAGTTCGCCGCCAGCGTCGCAGGCCGGGTCGGAGAGCAGGAGTGGACCGACATCCTGACCGGCATCGACCTGCTCATCGCTCAGGGCATAGCCGACCCCGACCGGCTGGGCATCGCTGGTTGGAGTCACGGCGGCTTCATGTCCGCCTGGGCCGTCGGCCAGACCGACCGCTTCCAGGCCGCGCTGGTCGGTGCCGGCGTCGTCGACTGGGGCATGCTCGCCGCGACCGGGGAGAACGGCCAGTTCGAAGCCGCGCTCGGTGGCAGCACCGGCTGGTCCGGCATCGGCCCACACCCCCATGACGCGGTCAGCCCGATCTCCTTCGCCAGCCGCATCCGCACTCCGGTGCTCATCCTGCACGGTGCCGAGGACACCAACGTTCCCCTCGGGCAGGCCGTGTACCTCCACCGGGCGCTGCGCCACTTCGACGTCGAGCACGAGTTCGTGATCTACCCGAGAGAGGGCCACTCGGTCCGGGAACGCAACCATCAACTCGACGTCCTGCGCCGGACTCGCGCCTGGTTCGATCGCTGGCTCCGGCCCTGA
- a CDS encoding NUDIX hydrolase → MITQRLRVAAYAVCLRDEDVLLARWVSPDGARRHWTLPGGGVEHAEDPFDAVVREVTEETGYEAQVEQLLGVNSRTRNVERNDRDVVELHMLAIFYRARIVAGELRSETSGTTDLAQWTPMAQVSTLERSVVVDVGLELHRSAPPTGHVETIQTTGLLRH, encoded by the coding sequence GTGATCACGCAACGGCTCCGGGTCGCCGCGTACGCGGTGTGTCTCCGGGATGAGGACGTGCTGCTCGCCCGTTGGGTTTCGCCCGACGGTGCTCGGCGGCACTGGACGTTGCCCGGCGGCGGGGTCGAGCACGCCGAGGATCCGTTCGACGCCGTCGTGCGGGAGGTGACTGAGGAGACGGGGTACGAGGCACAGGTCGAGCAGTTGCTCGGTGTGAACTCGCGTACGAGGAATGTGGAGCGCAACGACAGGGATGTTGTCGAGCTGCACATGCTGGCCATCTTCTACCGGGCCCGGATCGTTGCCGGTGAGCTTCGATCCGAGACGTCCGGCACGACCGACCTGGCGCAGTGGACACCCATGGCACAGGTCTCGACCCTGGAGCGCTCCGTCGTCGTCGACGTCGGGCTTGAGCTGCACCGCAGTGCGCCGCCGACCGGGCACGTGGAGACGATCCAGACGACCGGACTCCTGCGGCACTGA
- a CDS encoding HNH endonuclease encodes MLSQVKGLSRHFTEETLRAYLIGRSVRRDDGCLIVRGYGSQRGVYQKVAGRAWAHITAYVVFVGGYDPGLDVRHLCGAPDCIEPTHLQQVTHAENCRSRTQQPRCRNGHERELDPTSGRYRTVCRVCNSEAQKRWRVRQSEEVAAARAAYGRQVG; translated from the coding sequence ATGCTGTCGCAGGTGAAGGGCTTGTCCCGACATTTCACTGAGGAGACCCTGCGCGCGTACCTCATCGGTCGTTCGGTCCGTCGAGACGACGGCTGCCTGATCGTGCGCGGTTACGGCAGCCAGCGGGGCGTGTACCAGAAGGTCGCCGGGCGGGCCTGGGCCCACATCACGGCCTACGTCGTCTTCGTCGGTGGATACGACCCCGGGTTGGACGTGCGCCACCTGTGTGGCGCGCCGGACTGCATCGAACCCACCCATCTCCAGCAGGTGACCCACGCCGAGAACTGTCGCAGCCGCACCCAGCAGCCGCGTTGCCGAAACGGGCACGAGCGGGAGCTCGATCCAACGAGTGGTCGCTACCGCACGGTGTGTCGAGTGTGCAACAGCGAGGCGCAGAAGAGGTGGCGCGTACGGCAGTCCGAAGAGGTTGCCGCAGCACGGGCCGCGTACGGCCGGCAGGTGGGCTGA
- a CDS encoding SUKH-4 family immunity protein, with protein MSSLGKLDGWESLSPELRERMVAADLPESLRLDEYDLFLLGPDLIFRDGLLRFGYGTDAWGGEFCLDLDTGAVLVVDDIRTRTFVNSSLDLYARSLRLVAGLAPAIVGGEPDGWEDAKNEMQRVIGEWDAPAMTSDNYWDGLSWDIATGNYADQSDL; from the coding sequence ATGTCGTCACTGGGCAAGCTGGACGGGTGGGAGTCGCTGTCGCCGGAGTTGCGGGAGCGGATGGTCGCGGCCGACCTGCCGGAATCGTTGCGACTCGACGAGTACGACCTGTTTCTGCTCGGCCCGGACCTGATCTTTCGGGATGGCCTGCTGCGATTCGGCTACGGCACGGACGCGTGGGGCGGCGAATTCTGCCTCGACCTGGACACCGGCGCCGTGCTGGTCGTCGATGACATTCGGACACGGACGTTCGTGAACTCGTCGCTCGACCTGTACGCCCGTTCGCTGCGCCTGGTCGCCGGTCTGGCGCCCGCAATCGTCGGCGGCGAACCGGACGGGTGGGAAGACGCCAAGAACGAGATGCAGCGGGTCATCGGGGAGTGGGACGCACCGGCGATGACCTCGGACAACTACTGGGACGGCCTCTCGTGGGACATCGCCACCGGCAACTACGCCGACCAGTCTGACCTCTGA
- a CDS encoding LysR family transcriptional regulator, producing the protein MDLDAVRTFVAAADAGQFQDAATTLSITQQAVSKRIAALEKDLQVRLFNRTARGAQLTIDGQTFLPHARELLRVEARADASVRPGRRALRVDVHSRRIAPAVLLQDFHRAHPRIELDVVTLDADVHAAMAAVEAGAVDATFHAVPIPERHLPDGIRTARVIDEHHELLVGPRHALANARTVTPAQLAAHRIWMPGMASGTEWADYYDELAAAFGLTIDLVGPVFGNEALLAEIADSAELATFAGERTRYLWPDSYDLRRIPVRGPAPIYPMSLIWRDDNPHPALATLRDHLDSRRTSPVDAEIWLPTWA; encoded by the coding sequence GTGGATCTCGACGCCGTACGCACGTTCGTCGCCGCCGCCGACGCCGGTCAGTTCCAGGACGCCGCCACCACGCTGTCGATCACCCAGCAGGCCGTGTCCAAGCGCATCGCCGCCCTGGAAAAGGATCTCCAGGTACGACTGTTCAACCGCACCGCTCGCGGCGCCCAGCTCACGATCGACGGCCAGACCTTCCTGCCCCACGCCCGGGAACTGCTGCGCGTCGAGGCGCGCGCCGACGCCTCCGTACGCCCCGGTCGGCGCGCCCTGCGCGTGGATGTGCACAGTCGGCGCATCGCACCGGCGGTGCTATTGCAGGACTTCCACCGGGCGCACCCCCGCATCGAGCTGGATGTCGTCACCCTCGACGCCGATGTCCATGCCGCGATGGCCGCCGTCGAGGCAGGGGCGGTCGACGCCACGTTCCACGCGGTCCCCATCCCGGAGCGCCACCTGCCCGACGGGATCAGGACCGCCCGCGTGATCGACGAACACCACGAACTCCTCGTCGGGCCACGCCACGCCCTCGCCAACGCCCGCACCGTCACGCCCGCGCAGCTCGCCGCGCACCGCATCTGGATGCCCGGCATGGCCTCCGGCACCGAGTGGGCGGACTACTACGACGAACTCGCCGCCGCGTTCGGCCTCACCATCGACCTGGTCGGGCCGGTCTTCGGCAACGAGGCGCTGTTGGCCGAGATCGCCGACTCCGCGGAACTGGCGACGTTCGCCGGCGAACGCACCCGGTACCTGTGGCCGGACAGTTACGACCTGCGGCGCATACCGGTACGCGGACCGGCGCCGATCTACCCCATGTCGCTGATCTGGCGCGACGACAACCCGCATCCCGCGCTCGCCACACTCCGCGATCATCTCGATTCGCGACGAACGAGCCCAGTCGATGCGGAGATCTGGCTGCCAACGTGGGCATGA
- a CDS encoding MFS transporter → MAARRSLGRRFRWLWAAYAVSAYGSGFGFGALPLIAVLVLDASPAQVSALSAVGPAVGALVALPLGPWVEFRRKRPVMVVMDLTRFVVLLTIPIAYALGRLGFAQLLVVSAVVATARIAFGAASGAYLKALVRPDDLLVANARFESTTWSAIALGPPLGGAAVGLFGPVATIVADAVSYLLSALGITAIGGREEHPRRGGGRRVRASEVLDGWRHLLTHRGLRALYLNQLLVSGLIMATEPLLAVLLLGELGFPPWQYGLAFAVPCVGGFIGSRLARRVVARYGRHRIIRTVGTLRAIWLVGLAFVQPGVVGLATVIAVELAIIISMSLYNPVLATYRLEQTPKDRVVRTLTAWSIGSSATIAVLSALGGLFAAATSLRTAILVAGLLILASPLLLPRRPDPGAAGDAEAHDDGRPQTMREFA, encoded by the coding sequence GTGGCGGCGAGACGATCCCTGGGCCGGCGGTTCCGGTGGTTGTGGGCGGCGTACGCGGTCAGTGCCTACGGTTCCGGGTTCGGCTTCGGCGCCCTACCGCTGATCGCCGTGCTGGTGTTGGACGCCAGCCCCGCCCAGGTGTCCGCGCTGTCGGCTGTGGGGCCGGCGGTGGGCGCGCTGGTCGCGTTGCCGCTCGGGCCATGGGTGGAGTTCCGCCGCAAACGGCCGGTGATGGTCGTGATGGATCTGACCCGGTTCGTGGTGCTGCTGACGATCCCCATCGCGTACGCGCTCGGCCGTCTCGGTTTCGCGCAGTTGTTGGTCGTCTCGGCCGTCGTCGCCACCGCCAGGATCGCTTTCGGTGCGGCCAGCGGCGCCTACCTCAAGGCCCTCGTCCGGCCGGACGACCTGCTCGTGGCCAACGCGAGGTTCGAGTCGACGACCTGGAGCGCCATCGCGCTCGGGCCGCCGCTGGGCGGCGCGGCGGTCGGCCTGTTCGGCCCGGTCGCCACCATCGTGGCCGATGCCGTGAGCTACCTGCTCTCCGCGCTGGGGATCACGGCGATCGGCGGGCGGGAGGAACACCCCCGGCGCGGTGGCGGTCGCCGGGTGCGTGCCAGCGAGGTGCTCGACGGCTGGCGGCACCTCCTGACCCACCGTGGCCTGCGGGCGCTCTACCTCAACCAGCTGCTCGTCAGTGGGCTGATCATGGCCACCGAGCCACTGCTGGCCGTGCTCCTGCTCGGCGAACTCGGGTTCCCACCCTGGCAGTACGGGCTTGCCTTCGCCGTGCCCTGCGTCGGCGGGTTCATCGGCTCACGGCTGGCCCGCCGGGTCGTCGCGAGGTACGGCCGACACCGGATCATCCGCACCGTGGGCACGTTACGCGCGATCTGGCTGGTCGGCCTCGCCTTCGTCCAGCCCGGTGTCGTCGGGCTCGCCACGGTGATCGCCGTCGAACTTGCGATCATCATCAGCATGAGCCTGTACAACCCGGTTCTCGCCACCTACCGCCTGGAGCAGACGCCGAAGGACCGCGTGGTCCGGACTCTGACGGCCTGGTCGATCGGCAGCAGTGCCACCATCGCGGTCCTCAGCGCGCTCGGCGGACTGTTCGCCGCCGCCACCAGCCTTCGCACGGCCATCCTGGTCGCGGGACTGCTGATCCTCGCCAGCCCGTTGCTGCTACCGCGCCGCCCCGATCCCGGAGCGGCAGGGGACGCCGAGGCCCACGATGACGGCCGCCCGCAGACGATGCGGGAGTTCGCCTGA
- a CDS encoding GNAT family N-acetyltransferase, translating into MFQPTYPIRTARLTLRPFTIDDLDDVYAYQRRPDVVRWMLGAEPRTREQSRASVLAMAGEDALRAEGDCLALAAVGEAGVIGTVELVWRSQLDRTAELGFVFNPNHGGRGLATEAASALVDWGFTEFGLHRIYGRCHGRNAASARLMARLGMRREAHHVASYLFAGEWADRLVLAILDHEWQSRTRTSP; encoded by the coding sequence ATGTTCCAGCCGACCTATCCGATCCGCACCGCGCGGCTCACCCTGCGTCCGTTCACCATCGACGACCTCGATGACGTGTACGCGTACCAGCGTCGACCCGACGTCGTTCGCTGGATGCTCGGTGCCGAGCCGCGTACCCGTGAGCAGTCGCGGGCGTCGGTGCTCGCCATGGCCGGCGAGGACGCGCTGCGCGCGGAGGGGGACTGCCTGGCGTTGGCCGCGGTCGGTGAAGCGGGGGTGATCGGCACCGTGGAGTTGGTGTGGCGCAGCCAACTCGACCGTACGGCTGAACTCGGTTTCGTGTTCAACCCCAACCATGGGGGTCGCGGGTTGGCGACGGAAGCCGCTTCGGCGTTGGTGGACTGGGGTTTCACCGAGTTCGGCCTGCACCGGATCTATGGCCGGTGTCATGGGCGCAACGCCGCCTCCGCCCGGCTGATGGCCCGGCTCGGCATGCGCCGCGAGGCACACCACGTCGCGAGCTATCTGTTCGCGGGGGAGTGGGCTGACCGGCTCGTGCTCGCGATCCTGGACCACGAGTGGCAAAGCCGTACCCGCACGTCGCCGTGA
- a CDS encoding SDR family oxidoreductase, whose amino-acid sequence MKIAVLGGTGLIGSQVVKILQTAGHEAVPHSLSTGVDLLSGQGLSEALSGADVVVNLTNSPTFDDASPAFFQTTMDNLLAAAERAGVGHAVVLSIVGVDQVPDLAYYRAKTLQEDILKAGPVPYSIVRATQFFEFVESILSWTADETTVRLPGAPLQPIAAADVAQAVADVSMGAPLRGIRNVAGPEVFALDELGRITLAARGDQRTVTTDNSAGMFAAAPDDVLVAPDGAVIAPTAYREWLGRQG is encoded by the coding sequence ATGAAGATCGCCGTACTGGGTGGGACCGGCCTCATCGGGTCGCAGGTCGTCAAGATCTTGCAGACCGCCGGGCATGAGGCGGTGCCGCACTCGCTGTCCACCGGGGTGGACCTCCTCAGCGGGCAGGGGTTGTCCGAGGCGCTCAGCGGCGCCGACGTCGTCGTCAACCTGACCAACTCGCCGACCTTCGACGACGCCTCCCCCGCCTTCTTCCAGACGACCATGGACAACCTCCTGGCCGCCGCCGAGCGTGCGGGCGTCGGTCACGCGGTGGTGCTCTCCATCGTCGGCGTCGACCAGGTGCCCGACCTGGCCTACTACCGCGCCAAGACCCTCCAGGAGGACATCCTCAAGGCCGGTCCCGTTCCGTACTCGATCGTCCGCGCCACCCAGTTCTTCGAGTTCGTCGAGTCGATCCTCTCCTGGACCGCCGACGAGACCACCGTTCGCCTGCCCGGTGCTCCCCTGCAGCCCATCGCCGCGGCCGACGTCGCGCAGGCCGTCGCGGACGTCAGCATGGGCGCGCCGCTGCGGGGCATCCGCAACGTCGCCGGCCCCGAGGTCTTCGCCCTCGACGAGTTGGGGCGTATCACCCTCGCCGCCCGTGGTGACCAGCGCACCGTCACGACCGACAACAGCGCTGGCATGTTCGCCGCCGCCCCCGACGACGTCCTCGTCGCCCCCGACGGCGCCGTCATCGCGCCCACCGCCTACCGGGAGTGGCTGGGCCGCCAGGGCTGA
- a CDS encoding RrF2 family transcriptional regulator gives MKMSGGVEWALHCCVVLTTSKTPVPAAKLAELHDVSSSYLAKQLQSLARADLIHSVQGKSGGYVLTRAPESITLLDVVRAVDGPGPSFVCTEIRQRGPFATPADSCTTPCPVARAMWAAEDAWRQALAAVTIADLARDVDTASGPEALAGIHTWLTGDRAG, from the coding sequence ATGAAGATGTCCGGCGGGGTCGAGTGGGCGCTGCACTGCTGCGTGGTCCTCACGACCAGCAAAACCCCCGTCCCGGCGGCCAAACTGGCGGAGTTGCACGATGTCTCCAGCAGCTACCTCGCCAAGCAGCTCCAGTCCCTCGCCCGCGCCGACCTGATCCACTCTGTTCAGGGCAAGTCGGGCGGTTACGTCCTCACCCGGGCGCCGGAGAGCATCACCCTGCTCGACGTGGTGCGGGCCGTCGACGGCCCGGGACCCAGTTTCGTCTGCACGGAGATCCGCCAGCGCGGCCCGTTCGCGACACCGGCCGACTCCTGCACCACGCCCTGCCCGGTCGCCCGTGCCATGTGGGCAGCCGAGGACGCGTGGCGCCAGGCGCTCGCCGCGGTCACGATCGCCGATCTCGCCCGCGACGTCGACACCGCCTCCGGCCCCGAGGCACTGGCCGGCATCCACACCTGGCTCACCGGCGACCGCGCCGGCTGA
- a CDS encoding glycosyltransferase family 39 protein, which produces MSDPAIDIDRPQRPAPASPPGAPPEVGARGRGPWLVSAATTVTLLLLAGRYGYHRDELYFLLAGRHLDWGYVDQGPLVPALARLLDTIAPGNLVVLRTPSALLAGVAVLLVAAIARESGGGRGAQTFAAVLAALSGIVLASGHLLSTTTVDLLVWLAAVWCTVRLLRTGDSRWALGIGLALGVGMLSKLLPALLAVGLIAGVLIAGPRRLLRDRWVLAAAGIAVLLAAPNLIWQAAHGFPQLGVAASISDGDSSYSGRVDALTLQFVIISPYAVPIWIAGLVALLRRPAWRAYRAVGWAWLVVVGIVLIAGGKGYYDAPLLLVLTAAGVLVTVAWASRGSIRLRRGLLVLGVVPFLLPNIVLLLPVLPAERLPGFVVDVNYDAGETIGWPAFADSLAAVHGGLSPEERSRAVILTGNYGEAGAVARYGPARGLPRAYSGHNSMVDFGRPPADADVVIAVGWERPDPLSAWFETCTLAGRVDQRVEVENDENGGPIHVCRGLRRPWAQIWDTEVRHTG; this is translated from the coding sequence GTGAGCGACCCCGCGATCGACATTGACCGGCCTCAGCGGCCGGCTCCGGCGTCACCGCCGGGCGCGCCACCGGAGGTTGGCGCACGAGGGCGCGGCCCGTGGCTGGTTTCCGCCGCGACCACTGTGACGCTGCTGCTGCTCGCCGGCCGGTACGGCTACCACCGCGACGAGTTGTACTTCCTGCTCGCCGGCCGACACCTCGACTGGGGCTACGTCGACCAGGGTCCGCTGGTCCCGGCGCTCGCTCGGCTGCTCGACACGATCGCACCGGGCAACCTGGTGGTGCTGCGGACGCCGTCGGCGCTGCTGGCCGGCGTCGCGGTGTTGCTGGTCGCCGCCATCGCCCGGGAGTCGGGCGGCGGCCGGGGCGCGCAGACCTTCGCGGCGGTGCTGGCCGCGCTGTCCGGCATCGTTCTCGCCAGCGGTCACCTGCTCAGCACCACCACCGTCGACCTGCTGGTCTGGCTGGCCGCCGTGTGGTGCACGGTGCGGTTGCTCCGCACCGGCGACAGCCGCTGGGCACTCGGCATCGGTCTGGCGCTCGGGGTGGGCATGCTCAGCAAACTTCTGCCGGCGTTGCTGGCAGTGGGTCTGATCGCCGGGGTGCTCATCGCCGGGCCACGTCGGCTGCTGCGTGACCGGTGGGTGCTCGCCGCTGCCGGGATCGCCGTGCTGCTGGCCGCTCCGAACCTCATCTGGCAGGCGGCACACGGCTTCCCGCAACTCGGCGTGGCGGCCTCCATCTCCGATGGGGACAGCTCCTACAGCGGTCGGGTCGACGCGTTGACCCTCCAGTTTGTCATCATCAGCCCGTACGCCGTACCGATCTGGATCGCGGGCCTCGTCGCGCTGCTGCGCCGACCGGCGTGGCGGGCGTACCGGGCGGTGGGCTGGGCCTGGCTGGTGGTGGTCGGCATCGTGCTGATCGCCGGCGGCAAGGGTTACTACGACGCGCCGCTGCTGCTGGTCCTCACCGCCGCCGGCGTGCTGGTCACCGTCGCGTGGGCGTCGCGCGGGTCGATCCGGCTGCGTCGAGGGCTGCTCGTGCTGGGTGTGGTGCCGTTCCTCCTGCCCAACATCGTGCTGCTGCTGCCGGTGCTGCCCGCCGAGCGGCTCCCCGGGTTCGTGGTCGACGTCAACTACGACGCCGGCGAGACGATCGGCTGGCCGGCGTTCGCGGATTCGCTCGCCGCCGTCCACGGTGGCCTGTCGCCCGAGGAGCGCTCCCGGGCGGTCATCCTGACCGGCAACTACGGCGAGGCCGGTGCGGTGGCCCGTTACGGTCCGGCCCGTGGTCTTCCGCGCGCGTACTCCGGGCACAACAGCATGGTCGACTTCGGTCGGCCACCCGCCGACGCGGACGTGGTCATCGCCGTCGGCTGGGAACGGCCCGACCCGTTGAGCGCCTGGTTCGAGACGTGCACGCTCGCCGGGCGGGTGGACCAGCGGGTCGAGGTGGAGAACGACGAGAACGGCGGCCCGATCCACGTGTGCCGGGGGCTGCGGCGTCCGTGGGCGCAGATCTGGGACACCGAGGTACGCCACACCGGCTGA
- a CDS encoding aldo/keto reductase: protein MRYRTLGSTGTVVSTLCLGTMTFGAETDEAGSFAQLDRFVEAGGTFIDTADVYSAGVSEDIVGRWLRARPDLRDRLVIATKGRFPMGPGANDAGLSRVHLTRALDASLRRLGVEAVDLYQAHAWDPMTPLPETLRFFDDAVSAGKIRYAGVSNFTGWQLQKAALLTQHLNLTPIVTLQPQYNLLAREIEFELVPVCENEGIGILPWSPLGGGWLTGKYQRDSTPTGATRLGENPQRGVEAYAGRNAEERTWRVLDAVRHVAGEHGVSMSAVSLAWLAARPAVTSVILGARTTEQLDDNLTAADLVLDAEQMRLLDEASAPPVGDYPYGAAGVRQRGRDLPTSS, encoded by the coding sequence ATGCGCTACCGCACTCTGGGCTCCACCGGCACTGTGGTCTCGACCCTGTGCCTGGGCACCATGACCTTCGGCGCGGAAACCGACGAGGCTGGCAGCTTCGCCCAACTGGACCGGTTCGTCGAGGCCGGTGGCACCTTCATCGACACCGCCGACGTCTATTCCGCCGGCGTCTCGGAGGACATCGTCGGGCGTTGGCTGCGGGCCCGGCCCGACCTGCGCGACCGGCTGGTGATCGCCACCAAGGGGCGTTTCCCGATGGGCCCGGGGGCGAACGACGCCGGCCTGTCCCGGGTGCACCTCACCCGCGCGCTGGACGCCAGCCTGCGGCGACTTGGGGTCGAGGCCGTCGACCTCTATCAGGCGCACGCCTGGGACCCGATGACCCCACTGCCGGAGACCCTGCGATTCTTCGACGACGCGGTGAGCGCCGGCAAGATCCGCTATGCGGGGGTCAGCAACTTCACCGGTTGGCAGTTGCAGAAGGCCGCCCTGCTCACCCAGCACCTCAACCTCACCCCGATCGTGACCCTGCAACCGCAGTACAACCTGCTGGCTCGGGAGATCGAGTTCGAGCTGGTGCCGGTCTGCGAGAACGAGGGCATTGGCATCCTGCCGTGGTCACCGCTGGGCGGCGGCTGGCTGACCGGCAAGTACCAGCGCGACAGCACGCCCACCGGAGCGACCCGCCTCGGCGAAAACCCCCAGCGCGGCGTCGAGGCGTACGCCGGTCGCAACGCCGAGGAGCGCACCTGGCGGGTGCTCGACGCGGTCCGTCATGTCGCCGGCGAACACGGCGTGTCCATGTCGGCGGTGTCGCTGGCCTGGCTGGCCGCCCGACCGGCGGTCACCTCGGTCATCCTCGGCGCGCGCACCACCGAACAGCTCGACGACAACCTGACCGCCGCGGACCTGGTCCTCGACGCCGAGCAGATGCGGTTGCTGGACGAGGCGAGCGCCCCGCCGGTGGGGGACTACCCGTACGGCGCGGCGGGCGTGCGGCAGCGCGGCCGCGACCTGCCGACCTCATCATGA
- a CDS encoding DinB family protein, whose protein sequence is MIPFPEPTAPAGSRTEVFLRYLDYFRESTVAKVSALAEPELRRSRLPSGWTPLELLTHLRHVELRWIEWGFQGRDVADPWGDRRDDRWYVAPEETREDLVAALRAQGEHTSAVVTAHDLAEIGAPGPRWNGADPASLERVLFHLVQEYARHLGHLDVVAELADGPVGE, encoded by the coding sequence ATGATTCCCTTCCCCGAGCCCACCGCGCCGGCCGGCAGCCGCACCGAGGTCTTCCTGCGCTACCTGGACTACTTCCGCGAGTCCACTGTGGCCAAGGTGTCGGCGTTGGCCGAGCCGGAGCTGCGCCGCAGCCGGCTGCCATCGGGGTGGACCCCACTGGAGCTGCTCACGCACCTGCGCCACGTCGAGCTGCGCTGGATCGAGTGGGGTTTCCAGGGCCGGGACGTCGCCGACCCGTGGGGCGACCGCCGCGACGACCGCTGGTACGTCGCCCCGGAGGAAACCCGGGAGGACCTGGTGGCGGCGCTGCGAGCGCAGGGCGAGCACACCAGCGCGGTGGTGACGGCGCACGACCTGGCGGAGATCGGTGCGCCGGGGCCGCGCTGGAACGGCGCGGACCCGGCGTCGCTGGAGCGGGTGCTGTTCCACCTGGTCCAGGAGTACGCCCGCCATCTCGGCCACCTCGACGTGGTCGCCGAACTCGCCGACGGCCCCGTCGGCGAGTGA